The window CATGTATTGAAGTGACAATTAAAGATACAGCTAAACTTTTAGAAGGTATGGAATGCCCTTGTTGTAAGAGAACCGATTTAATTATAAAAGATCATGCAAATGAAAGGCTATGGGATCATCTACAAATGTGGACTTATAAAACTGTATTAAAATGCCGATTGCCTCGTGCCCTTTGTAAATCCTGTAAAAAAACGTGGACAATTCGAGCTCCTTGGGAAGGTGTCAATAAACATTCCAGTAAAGACTTTGAGGCATTAGCCTTGACCCTCATGCGTCATATGCCCGTGTCAAAAGTAGGTAAATTAATGAAAGTTGATGATCAAAAATTATGGAGGATTCTAAGAGTATATATTGATAAAGAACGGGCCAAACTTGACTGGAGTGAACTCACGAGAATTGGAGTAGATGAGTTGAGTATCGCAAAAGGTCATCGTTATGTAAGTGTTTTTGTGGATATGGAAAACCATAGTGTTCTATTCGCTGCAGACGGCAAAGATGCACAAGTTTTTGAACAATTCACCGAGGAACTTTACCTGAAAGACGGTCACCCTCATGCAATTACTGAAGTTAGCATGGATATGAGTCCCTCTTATAAAAGTGGCGTTGATTCAAATATGCGCAATGCTCGTAAAGTATTTGACTACTTCCATATTGCACAAAACTTAAACAAAGCAATTGGCAAAGTTTGTTCCAGAGAGCGCCGTACAAAAGGTGATATTCGAAACCTCCTAAAAAAGCCTCGTTTATTTCAAAAGAACAGAGACAAACTCAAGGAAAAAGATCAGCAAACTATAGAAAAATTAAAAGAGCTGAACACTGCAACAGCCATGGCATACCAAATGCGCTTAAGTCTCCAAGATATTTTTAAAACGAAGTCCGAAATCAAAGCTTTGTTAGGGTTAAAAGCATGGATATCTTGGGTTCATAATGAAGCTGAAAAAGAAATGTGGAAATACTTTTTAAACCCTCTAAAGAAATTTGCCGAATCTCTTACAAAACATTTTGATGGAATTATTGCTCGATGGAGGCACGGAACAAGTAATGCTGTATTGGAAGGAATTAATTCCGTTTTCTCAGCAGTTAAAAGACGGGCCAGAGGGTTTAGATCTAAAGAATATCTAAAAATGATGCTCTATTTCACTAAAGGAAATTTAACTGGGATACCAAACCTCATCCCCTCAAAGTGAGAAAGAACCATTTGGATACAATAACCGTTAATGGTGATAATATTAACTTTACATTATTGGATACAGGTTCTGGTGCAGATGTAGTTAGTATTAATGGAGACTTATTTACTGCGCTTAATTTGAGTATGGATTTAGGTAATGATATCCTGAATGTGACAGGTGAAAATTCTAATATTACTTTTTTTGGGGGAGCTAACCGAGATACAATCACCTACGGCGTTGATTCAATCAACGCCACAGGGGTTTTAAATCTTGGCAATGGCGGAGATCGCGTTTATTTAAATTCTAACGCTAGTGATTTAATTATAAATGGAGAGTCTGGAAATGATCGAATTGAAATTGATGGTGATAATTACAGTGGCGTAGTTAACGGTGGGGATTCACGCGATAATTTCTTTATTGATGGAGCGGGTTTTAGTGGCGTGATAAATGGTGGAGATGGAGCGGATAGAATTCGATTGAGGGGGACAGATTCTGCAGGTGTTGTTTATGGTGATGCGGGAAATGATAGGATAATAGTTACTCGGACAGATTCTAACGCAGAGTTGCATACAGGTTCAGGGGCTTATACTGCGGGGAATAATACTGTTATCGTAAACAATACGCGTTTCGCAGGGATAATTTACCTTGAAGGAGATAGCGATACAGTAGACCTTAGGAAAAATAACTTCCAAGGCACGATAGATGGGACTAATGGGCTGGATGATAGTGTTGTTCTAGATAGAACTAGTAACGCAGAAATGACTTTGATTGACTTGGAAAATGTCACTTTGACTGCTGGTAGATCGACAATAGTTAATGCTTCGGGATCAACGATTAGTGGTTCTAATGGAGATGATGTTTTAACATTAGCTAATTTGACTTCGAGTACTTTAGATTTTGGTACTGGTAGCGATACGCTTTCTTTTTCTGATGCGGGTTTTGTAGCTTTAGACGATAATTCAGATTCTGAACTGGGTCTCAATGAACTGATTGCTGAGGGTATTCAAAACCTTGATGTCATTGATCTTGGGTCTAGTGGACAAATAATCAACGTCTCTGCGTCAGATATCATCTCCATCTCAGAAACTGGGACTCTCCGATTTACAGGGACTAATGGCTCTGTAACAAGCTCTCTTGAGACTTGGGAGCAGCAAGAAAATGTTGTTGATGGAGGCACCATTTTTGAGGTTTATACGAATGGTGGAGCTAATTTAGAAATTCAACGAGATATAGACGAAGATATTTCGAACCCAATTACAGTAATTAATGCGACTGATGATATAGCTAAATTCGGTGTAATTGTCGATGGCAAAAATGATGGGGATCAACTTGGTGGTGAAGTTTCTGATGCAGGAGACTATAATGGCGATGGTTTTGACGACTATTTAGTCACGGCAAAATTTAACGATGATGGAGGAACTGATGCGGGTACTTCATATATTGTTTTTGGTAAAGAACAGCCCGACGACCAAAGCGCATCTAATTTGGGGAATAACCGTATACGTAGGATTCGGGGTGACCAAGGTGATGACTTTGCCTACAAGGTTTCATCTGGTGGAGACCTTAATGGTGATGGTTATGATGATCTAATTGTGGGAGCCTGGGGTTTCGATGGATTAGGAGAGGACAGTGGTCGTGTGTATATTATTAAAGGGAGTGAATCGGTTGGTAGTATTAATCTTGGGAATCTAACAAATGTTAATGATCCTGATCTTATTGTTCTGACTACCTTAAACGAACAGGCTGGATCAGTGACAGGTTTTTCACTAGATGGTGCTGGAGACGTGAATGGAGATGGTATAGATGATTTACTTATTGGAGCACCATGGGCATCTGAGAATGGCACTAGATCTGGAACGAGTTATTTGATTTACGGTGATACAGACCTTAGCGATGTCGATCTAGACAATTTAGGTAGTTCGGGAATAAAAATAACAGGAGAAAGTATTCAAGATTGGAGTGGTTTTTCGGTCTCATCAATAGGTGATGTGAATGGAGACGATCTTGACGATATATTGATTGGATCCTTTAGAAATGGAGCTGACGATAAAGGGGCAGCATATTTAATTTTTGGGGATACCTCTCATTCAGATATAGATTTGTCTAATTTAACAGGTGTGGGTCTTAAAATAACAGGAGCAAATGCATTTGATTATAGTTCATACTCAATTTCATCAGCTGGCGATATTAATGGAGATGGCTTTGATGACATAATGATAGGCTCTCCAACCAATAGCTATTATACTTATGGGAGAGTTCATGTAGTATACGGTGATAATACTCTAGGTAACGATATTGATTTATCGGCCTTGTCATCATCCGAGGGTATAACAATTAACGCCGCAGAAGCAGGGGATTATACAGGTATTAGTGTTGCATCGGCTGGCGATGTGAATGGTGATGGTTTTGACGACATTGTGATTGGAGCGGCTTATAGTTCAGTAGGCGAGGTTTATGCAGGTGCGGCGTATGTCGTATTTGGTGGTGATACCCTTAGTGATACCTCTCTAGATTTATTGGGAAGCTCTGGCTTGACTATTTTAGGTAATACGACTGGAGATTTTTTTGGTATTGATGTGAGTGGAGCAGGTGATATCAACGGAGATGGTTATGATGATATTGTTGTCGGAGCGCCATATCATGACTCAGGAACTAATGCGGGTAGTGCGTATGTGATTTTAGGTCAAGACTTCTCTGATGGGGGGAATAATATTCAAGAAGTGAGCGGTTCTGACTCTGCAACAGGCTCAGATTGGCATTTAATAGGTGATAGTACGTCAAATACTTTATTTAGTATAGGTGTGAATTCAGGTAATCCGGAATCGGCCTCTGCAGGTGCAGGAGATGATTTGGTTGTTATTAATAATCAAAATTTTCGGCGAGTTGATGGTGGGAGCGGTATTGATACATTACGTGTTAATGTAAATAATATTAATCTAGGTGACTTTAATAGTAAAATTAGAGATTTTGAAATTCTAGAAATTAATGGCAGTCGCAGTATGACTATTGACCTTGATTTAATTCAGAGTCTCCCAGATTCACTCATTATAGGAGACGAGACAAGTGCATTAAGAGTTGAAGGAAGTGGTTCAGTCGATTTCGGCTTGATTGATTGGATAGACAATGGCTCTCTTGATTTGGATGGTAATACCTATCAGCATTACTCCCATAGCACATATACCGAGACTGACCTACTCATTCAAAATTCAGTGACAATTATTTAGTTGTAAGTAAGTTTAACTTATACAAATCAAATACTTGTTTTTCGATTTCTCAGCTATTTTATTTTGAATTAATGCGTCAAAAAAAGAATTTAACATTGTTGAAAATTAGCGACTAAACTTTAATAAAAGCTTTTATGAAGAAAAATTTTAAAAAAAAGAATTGGCAAAGCCCTCAAGTTAATGAATTAGAGGTACTGAGTTCAACTTTTGGGGGAAATAACCCTGCGATTTTAGAGTCTGGTAAAAAGAAATTTGGGCGTCGTTATATTGGTAGTTAGTTTTAATTGTTAGAACTTAACATTTACCTCATTTACTTATAGTGCCCTTTATTTCTCAAATAATCTAATCTTGCTTTTTAGGGATGAATTATTCAATAAAACACTGTTGTATCAGCTCATTACATAATAAAATAAAATGATTAGGGTTCAGCCGTTCGAGCCTTTAAGAGTGAGAAAAATAATTTCCATTCCTTTTAAGCAAGCTTTTTAATACTTCGTTTAAGCAGATAAAATTAAATATTTAGGGCTAACAGACTTGTTGAACTTACTACTTGGATTCATTAATTTTATGGGTATGTATTTCTAATACAATACTAACTACATATTCTATTAGTAGGTGGGTTCTGCCGCTTTACCCTCCTTAATTCACATCTTCTATTATACCTTTCTTCACCACTCTTTGTACCACCGGCTAATGTGCTGGGACTAATAAATATAATTGCAATGCTTGGTGAGCTCCATTGTTTTTTCATGCAAATAACCTATCATTAATTATATAAATATATTTAATTTGTTTAGATTAACAAGTGTGTTTATTATTTCGTGAAGCATTGGATTATTTTTAGGCATGTTTTCTGTTAAAACCATAGTGAGGCAATCTTCTAGTTTTTTAAATGTGGTTGTATATTTTTAAGTAGTTCAAGGAAGTAACTAAAATGGATATCAAGTGAACATACGTGCCAAAGAACTAATTGAAACTCTAGAGTTGATTGAGCATCCGGAAGGTGGTTACTACAAAGAGACCTATCGCTCGAGTGAAAATGTCTTTTCTCACCCTGCAGAATCCGAACGATCCGCCGTCACGGAGATCTACTTTTTATTATGCAAAGGGCAAGTGAGTCGTTTCCATAAAGTATTACATGATGAGTTTTGGCATTTTTTCGAGGGAGCTCCCTTGCGCTTGATTGCTGGAGATTTACAGAGCTTTGAAGAATTTGAGTTAGGAGGAGCTTCAACAAATTATCAGCACTGTATTCAGGGTGGTCGTTGGCAAGCGGCGGAAAGTACAGGTAATTATACTCTCGTAGGTTGTACAGTGGCGCCTGGCTTTGATTTTGCGGACTTCGCATTTCTATCCGAAGCGAAAGCCGATTTAATGAAACAGAACTTCGCGAATTTCGCAAAGTTTATCTAATAGGGTTTTTGTGTTCAAATATTTTGCTTATGGCCTAAAAGTCACTTCAGAAATTGAACTCGATGAGTTGATTGTCAGGGACTTTAAAGGCGAAGCTGATATAGAAATTGTATTTGGTGAAACACCAGATCAAATCAATGGCCCTGATTGGTATGGGGACTGGTGGCAGGCTAATGATTATTGTCTACTGTGTGATTTTACCGATGTCATCCGAGCCTTAGTCTCTAGAAATGGTAAAGAAGTAACTTTGCAAGTCTTTACCGAAGATGACTTTCAACTGCGTAGTTTCATTTATGGTCAGGTATTGAGCGCCTGCTTGCTGTTGCGAGGATACTTCCTACTTCATGGAGCCTGTGTGAAAATAGGAGATAGAGCCGTTGGTTTTTGTGGCTCATCTGGTGTGGGTAAGTCAACATTGACTCTGGCTTTTATGGAAGAGGGGTACACAGTTTATTCTGATGATGTCATTGCCTTGAAGGTCGAAGGTGATAAGTTGATGATGCATCCAGGCTTCCCACGTTTACGAGTCACGAAAGAAACAATGACCCGGATGTCAGTGAGGGCAGCGGATTTTGAAAATATTGATCATTTCCCCACAAAGTTAAATTATGTGAAGGGTTTTAGTTTTTGCAGCGATGAAATTGAGTTGGATGAGTTACTTATTTTGAATCCCACAGACTGCACCAAGCCAAATATAAGAAATGTGAGTGGTTGGGAGAAGTTAAATCTCTTTGAAGAAGGCCACTATCGAAAAAGTATCGAGAAACTGATTTATTCTGAGAAAGATATGCTGAAAAGACGTACAAAAATTGCGAATATCGCTAAGTGTCATTACTTGGATCGCCCCAATACATACTATTGCTTAATGCAAATGATTGACTACATAAATCTTAAGTTTCATTTGTAAATGGGGTGATTTCACCATATATACTTAGTATTAGGTGGATAGGATTTTATTTCTATTACTTGTATATTCAGTTAATTTAAGGATGCAT is drawn from Lentisphaera araneosa HTCC2155 and contains these coding sequences:
- a CDS encoding ISL3 family transposase, coding for MMTEQLFAEMLNLGDKWEVSKLEVLAEQSCIEVTIKDTAKLLEGMECPCCKRTDLIIKDHANERLWDHLQMWTYKTVLKCRLPRALCKSCKKTWTIRAPWEGVNKHSSKDFEALALTLMRHMPVSKVGKLMKVDDQKLWRILRVYIDKERAKLDWSELTRIGVDELSIAKGHRYVSVFVDMENHSVLFAADGKDAQVFEQFTEELYLKDGHPHAITEVSMDMSPSYKSGVDSNMRNARKVFDYFHIAQNLNKAIGKVCSRERRTKGDIRNLLKKPRLFQKNRDKLKEKDQQTIEKLKELNTATAMAYQMRLSLQDIFKTKSEIKALLGLKAWISWVHNEAEKEMWKYFLNPLKKFAESLTKHFDGIIARWRHGTSNAVLEGINSVFSAVKRRARGFRSKEYLKMMLYFTKGNLTGIPNLIPSK
- a CDS encoding beta strand repeat-containing protein, which encodes MDTITVNGDNINFTLLDTGSGADVVSINGDLFTALNLSMDLGNDILNVTGENSNITFFGGANRDTITYGVDSINATGVLNLGNGGDRVYLNSNASDLIINGESGNDRIEIDGDNYSGVVNGGDSRDNFFIDGAGFSGVINGGDGADRIRLRGTDSAGVVYGDAGNDRIIVTRTDSNAELHTGSGAYTAGNNTVIVNNTRFAGIIYLEGDSDTVDLRKNNFQGTIDGTNGLDDSVVLDRTSNAEMTLIDLENVTLTAGRSTIVNASGSTISGSNGDDVLTLANLTSSTLDFGTGSDTLSFSDAGFVALDDNSDSELGLNELIAEGIQNLDVIDLGSSGQIINVSASDIISISETGTLRFTGTNGSVTSSLETWEQQENVVDGGTIFEVYTNGGANLEIQRDIDEDISNPITVINATDDIAKFGVIVDGKNDGDQLGGEVSDAGDYNGDGFDDYLVTAKFNDDGGTDAGTSYIVFGKEQPDDQSASNLGNNRIRRIRGDQGDDFAYKVSSGGDLNGDGYDDLIVGAWGFDGLGEDSGRVYIIKGSESVGSINLGNLTNVNDPDLIVLTTLNEQAGSVTGFSLDGAGDVNGDGIDDLLIGAPWASENGTRSGTSYLIYGDTDLSDVDLDNLGSSGIKITGESIQDWSGFSVSSIGDVNGDDLDDILIGSFRNGADDKGAAYLIFGDTSHSDIDLSNLTGVGLKITGANAFDYSSYSISSAGDINGDGFDDIMIGSPTNSYYTYGRVHVVYGDNTLGNDIDLSALSSSEGITINAAEAGDYTGISVASAGDVNGDGFDDIVIGAAYSSVGEVYAGAAYVVFGGDTLSDTSLDLLGSSGLTILGNTTGDFFGIDVSGAGDINGDGYDDIVVGAPYHDSGTNAGSAYVILGQDFSDGGNNIQEVSGSDSATGSDWHLIGDSTSNTLFSIGVNSGNPESASAGAGDDLVVINNQNFRRVDGGSGIDTLRVNVNNINLGDFNSKIRDFEILEINGSRSMTIDLDLIQSLPDSLIIGDETSALRVEGSGSVDFGLIDWIDNGSLDLDGNTYQHYSHSTYTETDLLIQNSVTII
- a CDS encoding cupin domain-containing protein; the protein is MNIRAKELIETLELIEHPEGGYYKETYRSSENVFSHPAESERSAVTEIYFLLCKGQVSRFHKVLHDEFWHFFEGAPLRLIAGDLQSFEEFELGGASTNYQHCIQGGRWQAAESTGNYTLVGCTVAPGFDFADFAFLSEAKADLMKQNFANFAKFI
- a CDS encoding HPr kinase/phosphorylase, with the protein product MFKYFAYGLKVTSEIELDELIVRDFKGEADIEIVFGETPDQINGPDWYGDWWQANDYCLLCDFTDVIRALVSRNGKEVTLQVFTEDDFQLRSFIYGQVLSACLLLRGYFLLHGACVKIGDRAVGFCGSSGVGKSTLTLAFMEEGYTVYSDDVIALKVEGDKLMMHPGFPRLRVTKETMTRMSVRAADFENIDHFPTKLNYVKGFSFCSDEIELDELLILNPTDCTKPNIRNVSGWEKLNLFEEGHYRKSIEKLIYSEKDMLKRRTKIANIAKCHYLDRPNTYYCLMQMIDYINLKFHL